TAGGTATCCAGTGCATGATAAGGGAAACCTGCCAGTTCGATAAAAGTAGCCGAGCCATTGGCACGCCGCGTGAGGACAATGCCAAGGATGTTCGACGTACGGATGGCATCCTCACCAAATGTTTCATAAAAGTCCCCTACCCTGAAAAGCAGAAGAGCATCAGGGTATTTGGCTTTGATGGCATTATACTGGCGCATCAATGGCGTGACGGATGTATCGTGGCTTTCCTTTTCCAACATGCTCCCGATGTGTGTTAAACCGCTCAAATTTAATTATAATAATGTCTGGTGATAAAGTCGTTTTTTCAATAATTAATAACAGAGCAATTTTATCTATTTTTGCCCTTTCAGATGTAAATCAGATACATGAAAAAACTCCAAAATATTGATCTGAACAGATTGTCGGTGGATGATTTCAAAAAAGCACCCAAGATACCCATCATCATTGTCCTCGATAACATCCGGAGCATGTATAATGTGGGCTCCATATTCCGGACAGCCGATGCATTCAGGATTGAGTGCATCCATTTATGCGGCATCACCGCCACACCACCCAACAAAGAAATCAATAAAACCGCGCTGGGCGCCACTGATTCAGTCGACTGGACCTATTTCGCCACAGCAGTCGATTCGGTTGCCGCCCTCAAATCCAGAGGCTATGCGATCTATGCCATAGAGCAAACCGATGAAAGCATCGCACTGAGGGAGTTTCAACCCGACTCCGGTAAACCCCTGGCAATTATTTTTGGGAATGAGATAACCGGCGTGCAGGACAATGTCCTATCTTTAGCCCATGGATGCATCGAGATTCCGCAATTTGGCACTAAACATTCTCTCAATATCGCCGTCAGCGCCGGCATTGTCTTATGGGACCTCGTTGCAAAACATGGCATGACTGCTCAACATCACTTGTAATTAATTCAACTATGCACAGGAAAACAAACATGCTCATCATTATCTTTCTGGCCTCATCCGTGTTACTTCCATATCTGTCGGATGGTCAGGGAAACCCTCAATCATCAAAATACATCGGGATTGATAAAGCTAAACTGGCTGATGGCTCATTTATTCCGACAAAAAGGATCCTCCACACCGAGAAGATAATCATGGCCAATCCTGACTACAAAAAAGGAAATGTCATCAGCAAAGAGCTCATTTTATTTTTTACAGTAAACCGCACTGATCTCGATTTTAATCTGCCGTTGAACCAGAATCCGGTGACCAGAGATAAAATCACGGAATTCACTGATTTCCTGAAGAGAGGATGGAAAATTAAAACCATAGATATCAGAGCCTATACATCGCCGGAAGGTTCGACCACAGCAAATGAAAGGCTTTCAGCACAAAGGGCCGAAGCTGCCAGGCAGTACATTCTGGGGCTTCTCAAAAAACTGGCTGAAGAAGATAAGTCGATGATCGCACTACGAAGGACCCAGGATGACATTCTATTTGATCTTCAGGCAAAAGGTGAAGACTGGGATGGTTTGATCACATCGCTCGAAGTCTTCAACATCAAAGAAAAAGTCACCATTGAAAACATCATCCGCACTCAGTCCGATCTGATTAAAAGGGAAGAAGAGATCAGGTGCATGACTGCGGTTTACAAAGAGTTGGATGAAAAAGTGCTGCCGCAGCTCAGGAGGGTAAGTATAATCGTCACCTGCTATCAGCCTGAAAGATCTGATCAGGAGATCCTGCATCTGGCCACCGCCGATCCCGGAAAATTATCCTACAAAGAGCTGATGTATGCTGCTACAATTATTGGTGACGACAGTGCAAAGTTATCTTTATATGAATATGCAGCATACCATTTTACGAATGAATGGGAAGCCTTCAACAATGTTGGTTGTTGTTATCTGACCAAAGGCCTGACTGATAGGGCAGTTATTTACCTCAACAAAGCTCTCATCCTCTTCCCCGATAATGGTACGATTCTGAATAACATGGGTGTTGCTGCTTTAAGAAACCAGGATACTGAAAAAGCTTCGGTGTATTTTACCAAGGCCGTCAAAGAAGGTATCGATGTAAGCTATAATACGGGGATCATTGCCCTTGCCAAAGAGCAATATAAGGAAGCTGTCATATTATTCGATGGTGTAACCTGTGCTTATAATGCCGCCCTTGCCTGGCTTATGATGAATGATACTGGTAAAGCACAGGATATGCTGTCATGTGCCGGTGAGAGTGCTGAAAAGTATTACCTCACGGCTGTTATGGCTGCAAGAAAAGGCAACACCTCTGCGCTTCTTGAAAACCTTGGCAAAGCCTGCAGCGGTGATTCCTCATTTAAAGAAGTGGCCGCGAATGATAAGGAGTTCATAAATCTTAAACAAAGTCCCGAATTTCAGAACCTGATCAAATAGGGCCAATCTCCGGACGATAAGCCGAAAAGTATTTCATATACATTAAACCATTCTCAACATATTTCGGATCATAGGTCTTCGGCGGGCCGGCAACCGGGTAGGTGTCGCCGGTATTATGTATATGAAAAGCGTCCTTGTAGCGTCCCTTCCGGATGTAATCACCATAGGTCATATCAATCCATTTCACACCCCAGTAGAGGGCATTTTCGCCACGCAGATCCTTTAATTATATGTCCAGTAAAATGCATTTATAGCCCATGATCTGGAAGGGTCCCCATGAGCGGGCCATGTTCTTCAGGGCTTCATCCGTGGCATCCTGCAAATGTGAATAAGTGATATTCTCAAACTTGTTAAGCTTCTTTTCCCTGACGTTTGACAGGTACCGGTAAATATGCTTTTCGTACCTTGGTTTCACATCTTTCTGACCCGAACATTCCAGGATGATCGGCGACTTCAGATATTCGGGAGAAAGATTAAACTGGGCTGCTAGTTTGTCAATGTCCGCTGCATAGTTATTGTGGGTTCGCATGACAACCGGAGGAACTACGGGTACGCCCCTTGAATCCCGTTTGTCGGTGAGATTATTATATGTTTGTCTGATAAAATCGGATGACGATACATAGAACTTAGGTTTCCATATCCATATAGCAATTAAACTCAAAACCAGAACGGTAAAAAAAAGCCTGATTTCATTTTTCCGGCTTTTTTTCCGGCCTGATCTCCGGCCTGCAGACCTGGCAGGCTTCCTCCTGGCCCTGGTTACCGGTTTCCTCCTGCGTTGCGCCATGCCTCAATGATTTACATAATGCGGTAAAAATAAAAACTGTAGTTGATTTTGCTACTTGGCTAAGTAACCTTTATACCGGATGAAATTACACATTAATGAGGTTATAATGTGGGTTTAAAAGAACTACTTGTTGACAATAAAACGTTAATATTCGTTTTAAATGAATAAATTTGCATTATTAAGAATGATATGTAATTTTTTTATATCTTACATAACTCAAGATTTATAAAGAAAATCTTATTTAAATCATCCTGAATCAGCAACCATGTGAAGGTTATGACGAATAATGTGACTTTAAAAATTACATAAATTTTAATGATTACAATTTAAAATTTTCAATGTCGAATAACTATGAAAAAATTCGTTTGGTACACTCTATCATTTTTATTGATTATAATTTTTACTATTGATATTAAAGCTCAAGAAGGAACAGAAATACCGGGAGGTGATGTTTTTGGTCACTGGACAGCCGGCAATTCACCTTATTACATCCAAGGCAATATCACACTTCCAACAGATAGCGCATTAATAATAGATCCGGGGGTAGAAGTCATTTTTCAAGGAAATTATTATCTGAATGTGTTTGGTTCTCTTCAGTCAATTGGTACAAGTACGGATTCTATTATATTCATTGGCAAAAATCCGCTCACTTATTGGTATGGAATTTCATTTGATACCGAAAGTGCATTAAATCCAGATCAATCTGATATCAGATTTTGTCGTTTTGAAAACGTTCACAACAGGCCTGGTAATACAAAATTTGGGGCTATTAAAGTTAATCAGCATATAATTGAAACAATTGAAAACTGCACATTCCAGGAATGTGAGATGGCTATCACCCTCAGCACCAACTCTCCAGTCCACCTCATTCAGAACTGTTACTTTGATAATATAACTGGCTACTGGGCAGTAAATCTATCTACCAACCAGGTTGTAAATAGTTTCAATGTCCTGACTAACACATTTTCGTCTATATATCAAAATGCCATCATCATCGAAGATAACCGTGTCGCATTAATGACGGTTAACATTGAAAATAATGTTTTCGACAATAACGGTATAGAACAGTCCAACAGCAGCATTATTATTTCCGGTAATTATCTGATTGAAAATGTCCGTATTGTCCAGAATAGTTTTAACAATATCAATAAAGGTCATCCCGATGGTACAACAGTTTTAATTACTGAAAACAATGAAGATTTCACTTTAAATTTCTTGGATAATACCATTGAGAGTTGTG
Above is a genomic segment from Bacteroidota bacterium containing:
- a CDS encoding RNA methyltransferase, with the translated sequence MKKLQNIDLNRLSVDDFKKAPKIPIIIVLDNIRSMYNVGSIFRTADAFRIECIHLCGITATPPNKEINKTALGATDSVDWTYFATAVDSVAALKSRGYAIYAIEQTDESIALREFQPDSGKPLAIIFGNEITGVQDNVLSLAHGCIEIPQFGTKHSLNIAVSAGIVLWDLVAKHGMTAQHHL